Proteins co-encoded in one Methanobrevibacter sp. genomic window:
- a CDS encoding ferredoxin-thioredoxin reductase catalytic domain-containing protein — translation MGKAYDDFKKDTEKTGYRVNPDVEFVEMLLENIQVNDDRYGYPACPCRLASGKREKDLDIICPCDYRDSDLDEYGFCFCALYVSNDVIENNKKIHSIPDRRMKALKAKKEAEKHETEQITIGGLQYPVWRCKVCGYLCARPEAPEICPICNADKDRFEKFM, via the coding sequence ATGGGTAAAGCTTATGACGATTTCAAAAAGGATACCGAAAAAACCGGATACCGTGTGAATCCTGATGTTGAATTTGTTGAAATGTTACTTGAAAACATACAAGTGAATGATGACAGATATGGGTATCCTGCTTGCCCATGTAGATTAGCATCTGGAAAACGTGAAAAAGATCTCGATATCATATGTCCATGTGATTATAGGGATTCTGATTTAGATGAATATGGATTCTGTTTCTGTGCTTTATACGTTTCCAATGACGTCATTGAAAACAATAAAAAGATTCATTCAATTCCAGATAGGAGAATGAAAGCTTTGAAAGCAAAAAAAGAAGCAGAAAAACATGAAACCGAACAGATAACCATTGGAGGTCTCCAATATCCAGTATGGAGATGTAAAGTATGTGGTTATTTATGTGCTCGTCCAGAAGCACCAGAAATATGTCCAATTTGTAATGCTGACAAGGACAGATTTGAAAAATTTATGTAA
- a CDS encoding ATP-dependent DNA ligase has protein sequence MQYQELVNIYSDLESTTKRLEKTDIIANFFKKLDGETLSEVGLMIRGRVFPAWSGEEIGIGNKLLMKAVAEATGTTVDKVEDAVRDEGDIGLACIKLFKNKTQQTFFSQPLTIDFVFNSLRKLATISGAKSTNRKIAILLELLSQATPVEAKYLTRTVVEELRIGVGEGVLRDAIAQAFDIDKKIVERAQMLTNDLGLVSLVAMEDGAEGLKKLNLNPGTPVKPMLAQLSPPLNEIIDEMGLAICETKYDGIRLQIHRNDDEITIFTRRLENITHALPEIVDLIDEHLPHHNFIIEGEVIATQDGKPLSFQNVLHRVRRKHDIDKAIENVPLKLFLFDLLFYKVPMLDEPLIERRKKLTEIVDTTPDALNLSNMVYGTPETIPEIEALFELSIEQHHEGIMIKDANEPYIPGLRGKKMLKWKAEPETLDMVVLGGTHGVGKRANFIGSYLMGLRGENDEFKTVAYVATGFDDATLEYMTKKMEEYKISEKGRQITVEPKLIFEIAFSEIVKSPEYETGYSLRFPVFKNLRKDKGLNDVDTVERLISMYINQ, from the coding sequence ATGCAATACCAAGAATTAGTTAATATTTACTCAGATTTAGAAAGTACTACAAAACGTTTGGAAAAAACAGACATCATAGCAAATTTCTTTAAAAAGCTTGATGGGGAAACATTATCTGAAGTAGGATTAATGATTCGAGGTAGAGTTTTTCCAGCCTGGAGCGGTGAAGAAATAGGGATTGGAAATAAGCTCTTGATGAAAGCAGTTGCAGAAGCAACAGGCACTACAGTAGACAAGGTTGAGGATGCTGTGCGAGACGAAGGAGATATAGGTCTTGCATGCATCAAACTCTTTAAAAATAAAACTCAGCAAACTTTTTTCTCACAGCCGCTAACAATAGATTTTGTTTTTAATAGCTTAAGAAAATTAGCTACCATTAGCGGTGCAAAGTCAACTAACCGTAAAATAGCGATACTGCTGGAACTTCTATCACAGGCCACACCTGTCGAAGCCAAATACCTTACAAGAACAGTTGTAGAGGAGCTTAGAATTGGAGTGGGCGAAGGAGTTTTGCGTGATGCAATAGCTCAGGCATTTGACATTGATAAAAAAATTGTAGAACGTGCACAAATGCTTACAAATGATTTAGGATTAGTTTCACTAGTAGCTATGGAGGATGGAGCTGAAGGACTTAAAAAACTTAATTTGAATCCTGGAACTCCTGTTAAACCAATGCTTGCTCAGCTTTCACCGCCATTAAATGAGATTATTGATGAGATGGGCTTGGCAATTTGTGAGACAAAATATGATGGAATTCGTCTCCAAATCCATAGGAACGACGATGAAATAACAATTTTTACTAGAAGACTGGAGAACATAACCCATGCACTTCCAGAAATTGTTGATTTGATTGACGAACATCTTCCACATCATAATTTTATTATAGAAGGTGAAGTAATAGCTACACAAGATGGAAAGCCTCTATCTTTCCAGAATGTTTTGCATAGGGTTCGCAGAAAGCATGATATTGACAAGGCTATTGAAAACGTTCCTTTAAAGTTATTCCTATTTGATTTACTTTTCTATAAGGTACCTATGCTTGACGAGCCTTTGATTGAAAGACGTAAAAAACTTACTGAAATTGTAGATACAACACCGGATGCCCTTAATTTAAGTAATATGGTATACGGTACTCCTGAAACAATTCCTGAAATAGAAGCATTATTTGAATTGTCTATTGAACAACACCATGAAGGAATCATGATTAAAGATGCAAATGAACCATACATTCCTGGATTGAGAGGTAAAAAAATGCTTAAATGGAAAGCTGAACCTGAAACTTTGGATATGGTTGTTTTGGGAGGAACACATGGAGTTGGAAAACGTGCAAACTTTATTGGATCATATTTAATGGGCCTTAGAGGAGAAAATGATGAGTTCAAGACTGTTGCATATGTTGCAACCGGTTTTGATGATGCCACTTTAGAATATATGACCAAAAAAATGGAAGAGTATAAGATTAGTGAAAAGGGCAGGCAGATAACCGTTGAACCTAAACTAATATTCGAAATAGCATTTAGCGAAATTGTAAAAAGCCCAGAATATGAAACAGGATACTCCTTAAGATTTCCTGTGTTTAAAAATCTTAGAAAAGATAAGGGACTTAATGATGTTGATACCGTTGAAAGATTGATTTCAATGTATATCAACCAGTAA
- a CDS encoding sodium:proton antiporter, with amino-acid sequence MQVLEYLAHVGFNDPVIISLFLIFVLGVGLQWIAQIKEIPGIVLLLPAGMFFGAYLGLINPTTLFGESFYTLVTLGVGFLLFAGGLHLDLSKLKENEKLAIGRLIPINTILCLTVGTLAITYLFSMKWYDALLISSLLVVSGPTVIGPILDYANPNPKLRHIANWEAIITDPLGAVMATIIMYLLIIFRNPNSIMTSTTSPFNSALHLALQHSIFHISVFDDILFGDLVITAVLGIFMGCLLGVLLAAFYIQAKNRGYIQKNYLLLVVWMLVFGGVLLGEILFPESGLFTALVIGIVIANKEKKNAAITKKLNEFAEPIIIGILFIALSSMVNIGQLIDYLIPSLILVALYVIVIRPLTAFLGAYKYDITLKEILFLGFIHPRGIVAAASASLFALKLEAGGIHIPQLVPVVFIVILATVIIYGLFTPVLTRKLGLSMDSPKKSYEDNERSILKTLGLKLNK; translated from the coding sequence ATGCAAGTTTTAGAATATTTAGCTCACGTAGGGTTTAATGATCCAGTTATCATAAGTCTATTCCTAATATTTGTTTTGGGAGTAGGTCTTCAATGGATTGCTCAGATAAAGGAGATACCTGGTATTGTACTACTGTTACCTGCAGGTATGTTTTTTGGAGCTTATCTAGGATTAATCAACCCAACAACCTTATTTGGAGAATCTTTTTATACATTAGTGACTTTAGGAGTAGGTTTCCTTTTATTTGCAGGAGGCCTTCATTTAGACCTGTCGAAATTAAAAGAAAACGAGAAGCTGGCTATTGGTAGGCTCATTCCAATAAATACGATTTTATGTCTTACAGTAGGGACATTGGCAATAACCTATTTGTTTTCAATGAAATGGTATGATGCATTGTTGATTTCCTCACTATTGGTTGTATCCGGACCTACAGTTATCGGACCAATTTTAGATTATGCAAATCCAAATCCTAAACTTAGACATATTGCCAATTGGGAAGCTATTATTACTGATCCTTTAGGTGCAGTGATGGCTACAATCATAATGTATCTTTTAATTATATTCCGTAATCCAAACAGCATTATGACTTCCACAACTTCCCCATTTAATTCAGCTCTTCATTTGGCATTGCAACATTCCATTTTCCATATTTCAGTATTTGACGATATCCTATTTGGAGATCTGGTCATTACTGCAGTTTTAGGTATTTTCATGGGATGTTTGCTTGGAGTATTGCTTGCCGCATTTTATATACAGGCAAAAAACAGAGGTTATATTCAAAAAAACTATTTGCTCCTTGTTGTTTGGATGTTAGTCTTCGGAGGAGTTCTTTTAGGTGAAATACTATTCCCTGAATCAGGATTATTTACTGCATTGGTAATCGGTATTGTAATTGCAAATAAAGAGAAAAAGAATGCTGCAATCACTAAAAAACTGAATGAATTTGCTGAACCGATAATAATAGGTATTTTATTTATAGCATTATCCTCAATGGTAAATATAGGCCAATTGATTGATTATTTAATTCCAAGTTTAATATTGGTGGCATTATATGTAATCGTCATAAGACCTTTAACAGCATTTTTAGGGGCATACAAATATGACATAACCCTGAAAGAAATACTGTTCCTAGGATTTATCCATCCAAGAGGAATAGTTGCTGCTGCATCTGCATCATTGTTTGCTTTGAAGCTTGAAGCAGGAGGAATTCACATACCTCAACTAGTTCCAGTTGTATTTATCGTTATTTTGGCAACTGTCATTATCTACGGTTTATTTACACCTGTGCTAACAAGAAAGTTAGGATTAAGTATGGATAGCCCTAAGAAATCATATGAAGATAATGAAAGAAGCATCCTGAAAACCCTTGGTTTGAAACTTAATAAATAA
- the glmM gene encoding phosphoglucosamine mutase, with the protein MSAKKRLFGTFGVRRTANDVLTPEFASRLAACYGTLIKGKVAVGGDTRTTSRMLMDAVKAGLLSAGCDVVDLGILPTPAVQFAVRNYYDGGVMITASHNPPKYNGLKFLDGFGIGIPDEMDLAIEEMYFDGEPDRVNWDEIGEEYSNDNIIQEYIDRVIETVDANAIREAKLKVVLDCGSGAGCFTAPYLLRALGCELITLNCQADGFFPGRDPEPIEENLTELIDVVKQLNADIGLAHDGDADRTICIDEKGNFVLGDKTFTLVEKQMLKENDGGIIVTTVATSQAIYDIAEEYDGEVIATAVGDLLVARELKDKEGLFGGEENGGLIFPEFVYGRDAAMTVAKILEIIAKEKKPLSELVSELPIYYSKKMKIECADDLKESVMESIAKEISETTDFELDTTDGVKILKEDGWVIIRPSGTEPIFRCFAESDSQEKANEMTKWGIDLVKKYTC; encoded by the coding sequence ATGTCAGCAAAAAAAAGATTATTTGGAACATTTGGAGTTAGAAGGACAGCTAACGATGTTCTCACTCCTGAATTTGCATCAAGACTTGCAGCATGTTACGGAACTTTAATAAAAGGAAAAGTGGCAGTTGGTGGAGATACAAGAACAACAAGCAGAATGTTAATGGATGCCGTCAAAGCAGGATTGCTTTCTGCAGGTTGTGATGTGGTGGATTTAGGAATTCTCCCAACCCCTGCCGTTCAATTTGCTGTAAGGAATTATTATGACGGAGGAGTTATGATTACTGCTTCACACAATCCTCCAAAATACAATGGCCTTAAATTCTTAGATGGATTCGGTATTGGAATTCCTGATGAAATGGACTTGGCTATTGAAGAAATGTACTTTGATGGGGAACCTGATAGGGTAAACTGGGATGAGATTGGAGAAGAATATTCAAATGACAACATAATCCAGGAATACATTGATAGAGTAATAGAAACCGTTGATGCCAATGCGATTCGTGAGGCTAAATTAAAGGTAGTCCTCGACTGCGGATCCGGAGCAGGATGCTTTACAGCACCATACCTTTTAAGGGCTCTTGGATGCGAATTGATTACACTTAACTGTCAAGCTGACGGATTTTTCCCAGGCCGTGACCCGGAACCTATTGAAGAAAACCTAACAGAACTAATAGATGTTGTAAAACAATTAAATGCTGACATTGGTCTTGCACACGACGGTGATGCAGATAGAACAATATGTATTGACGAAAAAGGAAACTTCGTTTTGGGAGACAAGACATTTACACTTGTGGAAAAACAGATGCTTAAAGAAAATGACGGTGGAATAATAGTAACCACAGTTGCAACCTCACAGGCAATCTATGACATCGCAGAAGAATACGATGGAGAGGTAATAGCTACTGCAGTTGGAGATTTACTTGTAGCTCGTGAATTAAAAGATAAAGAAGGATTATTTGGAGGGGAAGAAAACGGAGGTTTGATTTTCCCAGAATTCGTCTATGGAAGAGATGCCGCAATGACTGTTGCAAAGATCCTTGAAATAATTGCTAAAGAGAAAAAACCATTATCCGAACTTGTATCAGAATTACCTATATATTATTCCAAAAAGATGAAAATAGAATGTGCGGATGATTTGAAGGAATCCGTAATGGAAAGCATTGCCAAAGAAATCAGTGAAACAACCGACTTTGAATTAGATACAACTGACGGAGTGAAGATATTGAAAGAGGATGGCTGGGTCATTATAAGGCCATCAGGAACCGAACCTATATTCAGATGCTTCGCAGAATCAGACAGTCAGGAAAAAGCTAATGAAATGACCAAATGGGGCATAGACCTGGTCAAAAAATATACCTGCTAA
- a CDS encoding OB-fold nucleic acid binding domain-containing protein, protein MEITDDKLIKIALITTLVGIIGLIVFTPSIEVKEVNVEDLTKGMIDEQVAIAGVVEEIKPSSSGSTYFLKVNDGTGLITAIAFDSVVSDMEDSNLSIEMFKDKKVRIDGKVTEYNSKMELIISDSSSIKILN, encoded by the coding sequence ATGGAAATTACTGATGACAAACTTATAAAAATAGCGCTTATTACAACACTTGTTGGAATTATCGGCCTGATTGTTTTTACCCCTTCAATTGAAGTTAAAGAAGTCAATGTTGAAGACCTTACAAAGGGAATGATCGATGAGCAAGTAGCCATTGCAGGAGTTGTGGAAGAGATAAAACCTTCTTCCAGCGGCAGCACCTATTTTTTAAAGGTTAACGATGGAACAGGACTTATTACTGCAATAGCTTTTGATTCTGTTGTAAGTGATATGGAGGATTCTAATTTAAGCATTGAAATGTTTAAGGATAAGAAGGTTAGGATTGATGGAAAGGTTACTGAATATAACTCAAAAATGGAATTGATAATATCTGACAGCAGCTCAATAAAAATTTTAAATTAA